From the genome of Etheostoma spectabile isolate EspeVRDwgs_2016 chromosome 10, UIUC_Espe_1.0, whole genome shotgun sequence, one region includes:
- the gnpda1 gene encoding glucosamine-6-phosphate isomerase 1, producing MKLIILNDYDQASEWAAKYIRNKVLLFRPGPDRYFTLGLPTGSTPLGCYKKLIEYYKKGQISFQYVKTFNMDEYVGLPRDHPESYHSFMWNNFFKHIDIKAENTHILDGNAADLQAECAAFEEKITAAGGIELFVGGIGPDGHIAFNEPGSSLVSRTRVKTLAKDTIMANARFFDGDLSKVPTMALTVGVGTVMDAKEVMILITGAHKAFALYKAIEDGVNHMWTVSAFQQHPQTVFVCDEDATLELRVKTVKYFKGMMHVHNKLVEPPPSVPKKN from the exons ATGAAGCTGATCATTCTCAATGACTACGACCAGGCAAGCGAGTGGGCTGCAAAGTACATTAGAAACAAGGTTTTACTGTTCAGACCTGGCCCAGACAGATATTTCACCCTGGGGCTTCCCACAG GGAGCACCCCCCTGGGTTGTTACAAGAAACTCATTGAGTACTACAAGAAGGGACAAATCTCATTCCAGTATGTAAAAACTTTCAACATGGATGAATATGTAG GACTTCCCAGAGATCACCCTGAGAGCTACCACTCCTTCATGTGGAATAACTTCTTCAAGCACATAGACATAAAAGCAGAGAACACCCACATCCTGGATGGCAACGCTGCTGACCTGCAGGCAGAGTGCGCAGCCTTTGAGGAAAAGATAACAGCTGCCGGGGGGATCGAGCTCTTTGTCGGAG GTATTGGACCAGATGGCCACATTGCCTTCAATGAGCCTGGTTCAAGTCTAGTTTCCAGGACTAGGGTGAAGACCCTGGCAAAGGACACCATCATGGCTAATGCCCGCTTCTTTGATGGGGATCTCTCAAAGGTGCCCACCATGGCACTGACTGTGGGAGTGGGCACTGTCATGGACGCAAAAGAG GTCATGATTCTCATCACTGGAGCACACAAGGCATTTGCTTTATACAAAGCTATAGAGGACGGTGTGAATCACATGTGGACAGTGTCTGCGTTCCAGCAGCacccacagactgtttttgtATGTGATGAAGACGCCACCCTTGAACTGAGAGTCAAAACTGTGAAGTACTTCAAAG GGATGATGCATGTGCACAACAAGCTGGTGGAGCCACCTCCCTCAGTGCCAAAGAAGAACTGA